A DNA window from Brenneria izadpanahii contains the following coding sequences:
- a CDS encoding M81 family metallopeptidase — MRIAFGGIHIECSTYNPVLNREDDFRVLRGGQLTENEYFAFLKDYPATFIPTFHARAIAGGPIARETYENFKRDFLTRLAASLPVDGVYLAMHGAMYVEGMEDAEGDWISATRELIGGDCPLSVSYDLHGNVTQRIVDAIDMFSTYRTAPHIDVRETMQRSVSMLVKCLQTGVRPGVLWAPVPVVLPGERTSTEDEPAKSLYAALPAIDAQEGIWDASLMVGYVWADEPRATAASIITGTDRELMSARAIEIAASYWQARHDFKFGCETGSVSECVAKAIASATGPVILADSGDNPTGGGVGDRADVLAELIRQRAQGVIVAGITDKPATDAAFAAGVGKTLTLTVGATLDPAGVQVTAEFEVVTLSDESRSAARQAVLRTGGIQLVVADRRRPYHYLADFHLLGLTPETAAIVVVKSGYLSPELAPLANPNLMALSQGVVDQYVERLARNRKTRPTFPFDQDAKFSPNVCCSARFPS, encoded by the coding sequence ATGCGCATCGCTTTCGGCGGCATTCACATAGAATGCAGCACCTATAATCCGGTTCTTAACCGCGAAGATGATTTTCGGGTTCTGCGGGGCGGACAACTGACTGAAAACGAATACTTTGCCTTCCTGAAAGATTACCCGGCGACGTTTATTCCGACGTTCCACGCCCGCGCCATCGCCGGCGGGCCGATCGCGCGCGAAACCTACGAAAACTTTAAGCGGGATTTTCTTACCCGCCTCGCCGCCAGCCTGCCGGTCGACGGAGTGTATCTGGCGATGCACGGCGCTATGTACGTTGAGGGGATGGAAGATGCGGAAGGCGATTGGATCAGCGCCACGCGCGAACTCATCGGCGGCGACTGCCCCCTGAGCGTAAGCTACGATTTGCACGGCAACGTCACCCAGCGGATCGTCGACGCCATTGATATGTTCTCCACCTACCGCACCGCGCCGCATATCGATGTGCGGGAAACAATGCAACGTTCGGTTTCCATGCTGGTCAAGTGTCTGCAAACCGGCGTGCGCCCCGGCGTACTCTGGGCGCCGGTGCCGGTGGTGCTGCCCGGCGAACGCACCAGCACCGAAGATGAACCGGCGAAAAGCCTGTATGCCGCGCTGCCCGCTATCGACGCCCAGGAAGGAATATGGGATGCCTCGCTGATGGTCGGTTACGTGTGGGCCGATGAGCCGCGCGCCACCGCCGCCTCGATCATCACCGGCACCGATCGGGAACTGATGTCGGCGCGGGCCATTGAAATCGCCGCGTCATACTGGCAGGCTCGCCATGATTTCAAATTCGGCTGTGAAACCGGTTCGGTCAGCGAATGCGTCGCGAAGGCGATTGCCAGCGCCACCGGTCCGGTTATCCTGGCCGACTCCGGCGATAACCCGACCGGCGGCGGCGTGGGCGATCGGGCCGATGTTCTGGCGGAGTTGATTCGCCAGCGGGCGCAGGGCGTCATTGTCGCCGGCATCACCGATAAGCCCGCCACCGACGCGGCTTTCGCCGCCGGCGTAGGCAAAACCCTGACGCTTACCGTCGGCGCCACACTCGATCCGGCCGGCGTTCAGGTCACCGCCGAATTTGAGGTTGTCACCCTGAGCGACGAATCCCGTTCGGCCGCCCGGCAGGCGGTATTACGCACCGGCGGGATCCAACTGGTGGTGGCCGACCGTCGTCGTCCTTACCACTATCTGGCGGATTTCCATCTATTGGGACTAACCCCGGAAACCGCCGCCATCGTGGTAGTGAAGTCCGGCTATCTTTCTCCCGAATTGGCGCCGCTGGCCAACCCCAACCTGATGGCTTTGTCGCAGGGCGTGGTGGATCAGTATGTGGAGCGCCTGGCTCGAAACAGAAAAACGCGCCCTACTTTTCCCTTTGATCAAGATGCAAAGTTCAGCCCGAACGTATGCTGTTCGGCGCGGTTTCCGTCCTGA